TAATAGTCGTCCAGTTAGTCAGCATTCCGCCTAACCAGCGCTGGTTGATGTAATGTGAACCACAACGAGCCGCTTCTTGAGCAATGATTCCGGCTGCTTGGCGCTTGGTGCCAACAAAAAGGAATTTCTTGCCTTGTTCTGCTTGCGATCGCATGTAGCTGTAAGCATCTTCCATCAACTGGGCTGTTTGCACCAAGTCGATGATATGTACTCCATTACGCGAAGTGTAAATGTAAGGAGACATTTTCGGGTTCCAACGTCGGGTCTGATGCCCAAAGTGAACCCCAGACTCCATCATCTGAGCCAATGAAACAACTGGCATATATTTTTAACTCCTATTCGGGTTAAACCTCCATCCGAGCGCATTTCCCTAATTGGAAACACCCGAACTCCCGGATGTGCGAGATTAGACAACCCTTCTAGCATATCACAATAAATTGGTGTTTTCCAAAGAAAAACTCTCAAATTACGTGCTTCTGCTGTTTTTTATTTCCAGGCGATGAAAGTAAGCTCAGTGTTTAAGTAAGAACACATATATGATTGATGTATAACCAACAAAAAAGTCAAAAGTTAAAATGAGCGCCTAGATTTTGTGCAAAGCTGCGTTGGAATAAAAGTAGCTATAATTACATTGTAGATATTTTAAAACAGAAAAAATACGGTTGAAATTAAAAATGATTCTTTATTGAATCGAACGTACTTATTCGTAAAGATATAGCGATTTTCAGTTGGGTGCAATACAGAACCTCACCCCGTCCGTTCCGGACACCCCTCTTTGAATTTGCAAAGAGGGGAAAGGGGTGAGGTTTTTATGTACCTCACTCAACCGAGAACCGCTATATTCTGGCTTTTAACTGTACAGACGCTCTGGTTCCTCACATCTCTACTCTTGACTTGTTCTCAAATACTAAGTAAGTCGGTAAATGAAACAACCACCATTGCCTGCAAATGAGCAGGATAGACTTAAGGCACTAGAACGATATCAAATTCTTGATACCGATCCTGAATCAGGATTCGATGATTTGACTGCTTTGGCAGCGTATATTTGCGGCACTCCGATTGCCTTAATTAGTCTAATTGATGATCGCCGGCAATGGTTTAAATCAAGAGTTGGTGTAGAAGCAACAGAAACTCCCAGAGAATTGGCATTCTGCGCTTATGCTATATGTCAGCCAGATAAAATGCTGATTGTGCCAAATGCGCTAGAAGATGAGCGTTTTGCTACCAATCCGCTGGTAACAGCCGATCCCAATATTCGATTTTATGCTGGCGCACCCCTGATTACACCTGATGGTTTTGCTCTCGGCACCCTTTGCGCTATTGACAGCGAACCACGAGAACTCGATTCAGAAAAGATTGCAGCTTTACAGGCTCTTAGTCGTCAAGTCATTAGCCAGCTAGAACTAAGAATTAATATAGCCAAATTAAAGCACAATATTAGTAAGCGAGTGCAAGTAGAACAAAATCTACGCGGTACTAATCAGCGATTAACCCAGATTTTAAATAAGTTGCGGCAAACTCAAGTCCAACTGATTCAAAGTGAAAAAATGTCCAGCTTGGGTCATTTGGTTGCTGGTATAGCTCACGAAATTAATAATCCTGTCAACTTTATTTATGGTAATCTCAGCCACGTTAATACTTACGTTAAAGACTTACTGAATCTGTTAACTCTTTATCAAAAACACTACGCAAATCCAAATGATGAAATTCAACGTAAAGCGAAAACAATAGATGTAAGTTTTTTAGTAGAAGATTTGCCGAAGATTTTATCTTCTATGAAAATCGGTACTGAGCGTATCCAAGAAATTGTTTTGTCTTTACGCAACTTTTCTCGGTTAGGTGAATCAGAAAAGAAACTTGTCGATCTGCATGAAGGAATTGAGAACACGATGTTAATTTTGCGGCATCGACTCCAGGCAACAGCAGAGCATCCTGATATTCTAATTATTAAAGAATATGGTGATATTCCCCAGGTAGAATGCTATGCATCACAACTGAATCAAGTATTTATGAACATCTTGAGCAATGCTATAGATGCTGTGGAAGAATCAGTTGTAAAAACACAAAATCTCAAACCAAAGATTAGAATTCGTACTGAAATTTCTCGCCCTAATTATGTGGTGGTAAAAATCGCTGATAATGGCGCGGGTATTCCTGAAAAAATTCAAGCACGCATATTTGACCCCTTTTTCACCAGCAAGCCAGTCGGAAAAGGTACAGGTTTAGGACTTTCAATCAGCTATCAAATTGTGGTTGATAAGCATGGCGGTACACTCAAATACAAAACAAAACCAGATAATGGCACTGAGTTTTGGATTGAAATTCCTGTTAAGTCGGTTGGGTGTTAGTTGATAATTGATAGTTGTTAATATTTTCTACTAACTAAGTAGGCGAAATTAAACCTTATTTCGTAGTGAGCGGTAAACCGCTCAGTTAAAGGGTTTTAAGCACTTCAGTGCTTACTACAAACCACTAACTAGCAACATTTTGGTGCTGAAGTTCGCTGTAAGCGGCATAAACTCCCTTAACATTATACCAATTTAGAAAAATTCGGGCTATTTCTAATGCTAATTGAGGTTTACCTAAATTAATTAGCCAGCGCAAAAAGGGCGCCATTGTGCGTTCGTTAAGTGTGCCGTTGAGTGAGAGAATTCCCCAAAGTAAGCGATGCAACCAAGTCATTTGAATCATCATTCGTACTTCCCAGGTTGGATGCTTTTGATAAAATAAAACTCCCATGCGTCCGCGTTGAATTTCTTTGTCAATTAAGCTCTTAATTTGCTCTAATTTAAATGGTGGATGCCAATGATAGCCGACTGCTTCCGGACATTTAATCAGCTTTAAACCGAGTTCTTTAAGTCTGACCCCTAGTTCTAAGTCTTCCCAACCATAGAGTTGAAAGCGGGTGTCAAATAGTCCAGATTTCTCTAACCAATGTTTGGGAATGGCAACGTTACCTGTAGCAAAAAATGCAGCGGAAAAATCGGTGATTTTATAAGGTTCGGCGGTGGGGTTGTCAAAATTGCAAGTGTTAATTACTGCACCGTAGGTAAAGAAGCGATCGCTTCCTAATTTCTCTTGCCCTTCTATCAATGCAGTCTGATGAGCTTGCAAAAAATTCTCAAGTACTACTAAATCACTATCAATAAAAATAATTATGTCGCCTTTTGCCTTTTCTACTCCTAAATTGCGAGCAGCAGCAGGTCCAGCGTGGTTTTGTTGAAAAACTCGCACATGAGGAAACTCGCTTTGGTTTGCTTCCAACCATGACAATGTGCCATCAGTAGAACCATCATCCACCAAGACAACTTCGTAACCTTGTACAGACGCGACATGTCGCGTCTCTACATCACTCAGTTTCTGCACTTCTAAGGCTTTAAGGCACTTTTCTAAAATCGGCTGGCGATTGTAAGTTGGAATAACAACACTAAAAAACACAAGTAAACCCACAATACTATGTATCCATCTCCAGGATAGGACATCAGCGGCTCTGAGACTGTTCCTTATTCGATGTGTGGATTTTTAACTGAACCCCATAACAGATAATTAATAGCACTCGTTACCCGACGACTAAAGTTACCCATATCTTCTAAAACTCCCGCTAGTTCACCTGCACAGGCAGTTTCCATAGATGCACGAATCAAAGGCGCCGCATTAGGCAAGATTTGGACTTGCCCATGAAGGATGAGTACAGCAAGTTTATTGCCAAACTTTTGAGTGCAGATTAATGGCACGGCAGTATCGCTGCTTTGCGATCGCGATCGTCCTCGACCTACCAGAAGAATTATGCCACCAACCTAACCAACTCCGTAGCGATGCCTACGGGGGTAAACTACGCTAGTGGGATAACGGTTCGATGATAATTTTACCGCTTCGTTGCTATCCCGCCTCAGAATGAATTCTGAGGCTAATAGCTCAAGTCTACTAAAGTAGACTCAAATCATTTATCAGTCGTCTTTAGACGACTTGGGCTGTTAGCCTGGGATTTAAATCCCAGGTGGGATAACGGTTCGACGATAATTTTATTATTTACAATCCGGTGGGTAACGCCGATCGCTTTCGCAGGGTGAGGGGTAACGAGGATTAACCGAATGTATTTTTATTCCGGTGCCGGCGCAGCAGTAAACCTGTACCAATTACACCTATACCGACTAAAGTTGTCGTGGCTGTTGGTTCCGGAACTTTCTTAGGAGTTTGCACAAAGAATTTCAACGTTGCCTCACCTACGACAGGAGTTCCTGGAGGAGCAGTAGGATCGAGTTTGTCTTGTTGGGTAAAGGTTATTTTGCCGCTTGCTTTATCAAATATGCCAGTTCCCCCAGTTAAAGTTATGGTTCCACCACCCATTACTGTGTTATTGGCAAAGTTAATTGTAGCCATGTCGTTTGCCGTGCCAAACACTTTATTAGGATTATTGCCAGTGTTGAAATACACGTCTCCTAATATAGTTTGGTCTTTTAAGCCAAACGCGGCTGGATCTGCGTTAAATTGAAACTTTTGGGTAGTGTCAGTAGCTTCTACTAACTTTCCATAAGTATTACTTTCAAAGTTAGTCAACCCGTAAAGAGCATCTTTACTTTCACCTGTGATGGTTGCTCTGAATATACCCTCACCTAAGTCCGTTCTGGGTTGAAGCGAAAATAATGTTTTGTATGTTACATCAAAATTATTAGTAGTCTGGGCGATCGCGCTTCTTACATTTGACCCTAAGCCGACTATAGTTAAGGCTACTGGAATAAGCCATGCAATACGTGAACGAAGCATAATTTACCTGAGTTTAGATTAACATATACTGAGTAATAATCTTAACAGGTAAAGATTGATGAATAGAATGCCTAAATTAAATATAGTTATGATTTATTTTTAGTAAAATCCAAGTACTATTACCTAAAGGATTTAATAAACCCTTACACATGCGCTCGTTGTGAGCTTATCAGCTTGCCGGAAGAATGATTATTCTTATAAGCATTCTCAATGTGATGAAATAACTATATTTTTGAGTGCAAATTAGTTAGATAATATTGACTCATTATTTTGTTGTGCTATCAGGAGTTTTGAATGGGTCGCGCCAAAAAGGTTGTTCTGGCATATTCTGGCGGAGTAGATACCTCAGTTTGCATTCCCTACCTCATGCATGAGTGGGGTGTGGAAGAAGTGATTACGCTAGCAGCAGATTTAGGTCAGGGGGATGAATTAGAGCCAGTTCGAGAAAAAGCTTTAAAATCGGGTGCAAGTCAATCTTTGGTGGCTGATGTCAAAGATAGATTTGTCAAAGATTACGCTTTTGGAGCAATTCAAGCAAACGCCCTTTATGAAAATCGCTATCCTTTAGGAACTGCGCTTGCGCGTCCGCTGATTGCTAAGATATTAGTAGAAGCCGCAGAAAAATACGGTGCAGATGCGATCGCTCACGGTTGCACTGGTAAAGGTAACGATCAGGTACGCTTTGATGTATCCTGTGCTGCACTCAACCCCAATTTAAAGATACTTGCACCAGCGCGGGAATGGGGAATGAGTCGTGAAGAAACCATCGCTTATGGCGAACGCTTTGGTATTTCTTCACCGGTGAAAAAGAAATCCCCTTACAGTATTGATAAAAATTTGCTCGGTCGCAGCATAGAAGCTGGTGTTCTGGAAGATCCGGCAGTTGAACCACCAGAAGAAATTTATGAAATGACCAAAGCGATCGCCGACACGCCAAACGAACCAGAATACATTGAAATAGGTTTCACTCAAGGCATTCCTACCAGCCTCAACGGTGAAGCTAAAGACCCAGTTGCCTTAATTGAACAACTCAACAATGCAGCTGGAAACCACGGCATCGGGCGGATTGATATGATAGAAAACCGCTTGGTGGGTATTAAATCGCGGGAAATCTACGAATCACCCGCAATGTTAGTATTAATTCAAGCACACCGAGATTTAGAAAGCCTGACTTTAACCGCAGATATTACCCACTACAAGCGCGGTATTGAAGAAACTTATACCCAAATGGTTTACAACGGTTTGTGGTATAGTCCGCTCAAAGCTGCATTGGATGCCTTTATTCAAAAGACTCAAGAGCGAGTTTCGGGAACTGTGCGAGTAAAACTGTTTAAAGGTAACGCCACGATAGTTGGACGTACTTCTCTTAATACTCTTTACACACCAGATTTGGCAACCTACGGAGCCGAAGATCAATTCGATCATAAAGCAGCTGAAGGCTTTATTTACGTTTGGGGACTACCAACACGTATTTGGGCACAGCAGGGAAGAAGTTAAAAGTTAGGAGTTAGTAGGGCGGGATTTCCCCGCCTTGATTAGTAAGTAGTTGTTAGGAGTATTTTTTGACAACCAACAACCACAACGCTCCTACGCTCCAACGCTCTAACCAATAAAGTTGATACCCTTAACAGTAGGAGCGTGAAAAACACCGCCTACTGCTATGAAACGATCGCTTGCACAACAAATTACAATCGGGCTGGGGTTAGCATTGGCGCTGTTAGTCGCCAATACTGTGGTATCTTATCGCAATACCTTGAAGCTGATTGAAAATCAGCGATCGGTGACTCATACCCAAAAAGTTTTAACTCAATTAGAAGCGACTCTCTCAACTTTAAAAGATGCCGAAACCGGACAACGCGGCTATTTGATTACCGGAGAGGAACGGTATCTGCAACCTTATGGAAGTGCTGTCTCCAAAATTTATCGCCAAATCAATTCTCTCAAACAATTGACGGCAGATAATCCCAGTCAGCAACAACGTGTCTCTGCTTTAGAGAGTGCGATCGCTTTAAAATTAACTGAACTGGCACAAACCGTCAAACTACGGCAAGAACAGGGTTTTGATGCAGCGCTACAGGTTGTAAAGAGCGATCGCGGCAAGCAAGTCATGGATAATATTCGGGCTTCTATTGCTGAAATGGAGAATATCGAAAATCAACTCTTGCAGCAACGCACTAAAGAATCACAAGCAAAGCTTCAAGAAACTTTACTCACTTTTTCCATTGCCACTGCGATCAATTTGGCGCTCCTCGCTTTAGTCTACTTTTTATTCCGGCTGAACCATCGACAAAGCAAACAGGAAGAAGAAAGACTGCGCCAAAATAATGCTAGGCTAACTTTAGCACTGGATGCCGGCAAAATGGGTTCTTGGGATTGGAATCTTGCCACTAATGAAGTATTGTGGACAGCTTATCACGAAATTATCTTTGGTTACGAGCCAGGTAAGCCCAACCGCAGCTACAAAGAATGGGCAGACCGCGTTCATCCTGAAGATTTACCACAAGTTGAAGCGCTTGTGCAAGCATCGATAAAAGATGCCCAAGATTTCCACGCTGAATATCGCGTTGTTTGGGCTGATAATAGTTTGCATTGGGTGACAGCATTTGCCAGATTTCAGTGTAACGCGGAAAATCGCCCGATTCGCATGGTAGGTATGCTCAATGATATTACTGAGCGCAAGCAAGCAGAAGCCAAAATTATACAACTGAATGAAACTTTAGAACAGCGGGTATTAGAGCGCACCGCCCAATTAGAAGAAGCCAACGAAGAATTACAAGCCTTTGCCTATTCAGTTTCTCACGATCTCCGCGCTCCTCTGCGAGCAATGCAGGGATTTGCCGAAGCTTTGCTGGAAGACTACGAAGATATCTTAGATGAACTTGGCAAAGAGTACGCTACACGAATTGTTACTTCGGCACAGCGCTTAGAAAATTTGATACAAGATTTACTTGCTTACAGCCGCCTCAGCCGCTCTGACTTGCAATTAAAGGTGATTGATTTAACAAGTATTATGTCAGAGGTAATGACCCAAATAGAAGCTGACTTGAAGCAAACTAAAGCGCAGGTAAATATACAATCACCATTACCACAAGTAATTGGTCATCGCCCAACTTTAGTGCAAATTATCGCCAATTTGCTCACAAATGCGATGAAATTTGTTGATAACGGTGTGCAACCACAAATCAAAGTTTGGGCAGAAATGCGCGGAGAATGTGTGCGCCTGTGGGTGGAAGATAATGGTATTGGCATTTCCCCAGAACACCAAAAACGGATTTTTCGGGTTTTTGAGCGTTTGCATGGAATGGAAACTTATCCTGGTACGGGAATTGGTTTGGCGATCGTTCGCAAAGGTATCGATCGCATGAGAGGATCGCAAGGAGTAGAATCGCAACTTGGACAAGGAAGCCGTTTTTGGATTGAATTAACAAGAGGGGACTAGGGACAGGAAAAACCCGATCGCATGTTCTCAATTACCAGTCGCCAATAATTAATTCTCAGTTTTCATAAAAATACAACGAATGTCCACACGCACTATTTTACTAGTAGAAGATGACCCTAACGACATTCTTCTTACCCAACGCGCTTTCCGTAAAGCGAATTTAGCTGATGCTTCATTGCAAATCGTTACTGACGGAGATAGTGCGGTTTTTTACCTTAGCGGTGAAGGTAAATATAGCGATCGCGATCGTTATCCTTTGCCCGTGCTAATCTTATTAGATTTGAAATTACCCAGGCGATCGGGTCACGAAATTTTAGCATGGCTGCGGCAGCAACCAGAAATTAAGCGTTTGCCTGTGATTATGTTGACTTCTTCTAAAGAAAACATGGATATTAATCAAGCTTACGATTTAGGCGCTAATTCTTATTTAGTTAAACCTGTTGGTCTTACAGCTTTAGTAGAAGTAGTACAAACGCTTAATCTGTATTGGTTGCTGCTCAATGAACAGCCAGAAATTCGCATATTTTAAGCTTAATTAAGTAGAAAGGCACAAAAAAACCGAAGTATGTAACGAAAAGTAAAGTTGTCCAAAAACCTCTTCCCTTCAGCATAGCTGCCCTCAGCATAGCTGCCTTGTCATAACGACAATTTTTAACGCCAACCTACTTATAATGTTACATTTTCTTTTAATTGATGATGACCAGAACGATCGCATTCTCACCACCCGTGAGCTAAACCGAGAATTTACCGACCTCCGCATCACAGAAATTGCCAAAGAGTCGGATTTAGAACCAGTACTAGCCAGTAACCGTTTTGACCTAGTAATTACAGATTACCAACTGCGCTGGAGTACTGGTCTTGTTATTCTGAAAAAAATTAAATCCCGCTATCCCGACTGCCCGGTAATTATGTTTACCAATACTGGCAGCGAAGAAATAGCCGTAGAAGCCATGAAAGCTGGTTTGGACGATTATATAATCAAATCACCCAGACACTACATCCGTTTAGTTGTTGCCGTGCGTTCAACTTTAGAACGATTTGCTGCAAAGCGACAGATAGCACGTTTAGAAAATCGTCTTCAGTTTCTCCTCAATCAATTAAACGTTGGCGTATTTCGTGCTTCTTTAGAAGGTCGTCTTCTAGAAAGCAATAATGCATTTTTACGTCTTGTGGGGCTAAGTTCATCATCCGTAGAACAAAACATAAATTTACGTCGGTTTTTCTCGGTTTCACACATCCCCACTGCTTTACAAAACCAGTCGAGTGAAATTCAGTTACCTGAAATAGATGGTCAAGTAAAATGGATTTTACTAACTCAAACTTTAAATTCTACCGAAGATGAGGATTATATCTACGGAATAGTAGAAGATATTACCGAGCGCAAACAAACTGAAACTCTTCTACTTCAACTAAATGAAAGTTTAGAAATTCGAGTTAGAGAACGCACTGCCGAATTAGAAGAAGTCAACGCTTCACTTAAAGAATTTGCTTACTCAGTCTCTCACGATTTGCGTGCGCCTTTGCGTAGCATCCAAGGTTTTGCACAGGTATTGCAAGAAGACTACACCAACGAACTCGATGCAACTGGAATAGGCTATTTACAGCGTATACAGTCTGCAACAAAACAGTTAGACAGATTAATTCAAGATTTGCTGCAATACAGTCAAATCAGCCGTGCTAAATTACAACTGGAGCCAGTGAATCTGAGTGCCGTTATCGCCGAAGCTTTATCTCAACTAAATGCAGAACTGAGACAGACAAATGGTCAGGTAACTGTAGTCGAGTCATTGCCCGTTGTCTGGGGAAATCATAGTGTATTGCTCCAAGTTATGGTAAATTTAGTATTAAATGCCATAAAATTTATAGACTCAACCATACAGCCGCAAGTACGAATATGGGCAGAAACACAAGGAAAATTTGTGCGCCTTTGGGTACAAGATAACGGCATCGGTATTCCGCCTGAAAAGCACAAGCAAATATTTAGAGTTTTTGAGCGACTGCACGGTGAAGAAACTTACCCAGGTACTGGTGTTGGTTTAGCAATTGTCCGTAAAGCAGTAGAGCGAATGGGTGGCAAAGTAGGAGTAGAATCGCAGGTCGATCGCGGAAGCCGTTTTTGGGTGGATTTACAGCATTAGAAAATCCAGCATCGGGCACCGTCCAAGTGGACTGAGATCGAGATTTGGCTTTATTCCCCTAATCGAGCGTGCCCAATTTCCAATATCTTGCTTTCCGTCTTTATTTCGTGTATTAAGTAACTTGAAGCTTTATTGGTAAATTTTTAAAGACTCAAAACCTTTATCTGCCATATAATCTAATCCCTAGTCTGTAGTCTCCAGCCCAAGCGCCTTTATGCTACGTATTCTTTTGATTGATGACAATCCAGACGATCGCATTTTGGCGACACGGGAACTGCACGCCGAGTTTTCCGAAGTTGAAGTTACCTCAATTATTGATGCCAAGGGTCTTGACGAAGCGCTCGAAATATGCAATTTCGATTTAATTATTACCGATTATCAACTGCGCTGGACTGATGGTTTAACAGTTGTGAATGCTGTTAAAGCTAAGTATCCAGACATGCCAGTAATTATGTTTACCGATAGCGGTAGCGAAGAAGTTGCTGTAAAGGGGATGAAGTCTGGATTGAGTGATTACGTCCTCAAGGGTAGACCGATTAGGCGTTTGGCGATCGCTGTGCGCGAAAGTCTGGAAAAGCAACGAATACGTCAAGAATATGCAGCGGCTTTAGAACAATTGCAACTCAGTGAGGAACGCTTTAGATTAGCTCTAGACTCAGCCAAACTCGGTAGCTGGGACTGGAATATGCTAACAAATGAAATTGTCTGGTCTGAGAATCACGAACTATTATTTGGTTTAGCTCCCGGTAGCTTTTTGGGAACTTATGAAGCATTTATCGCTTGCGTTCACCCAGATGACAGAGAACTAATTGCCGAATCTATCACTCGTGCTTTAGAAACCAAAACAGACTATAACCAAGAGCATCGCGTCATTTGGGCTGATGGCAGCATCCATTGGATTGCAGGCAGAGGTAAGTTTTTTTACGACAAAAGTGGTAAACCTACGCGGATGAGCGGGGTAGTGTTGGATATTAGCGAACGCAAGCAGCGAGAGTTAGAATTAGAGCAAGAAAACCGAATGAAAGATGAGTTTTTGGCGATTGTATCCCACGAACTCCGCACTCCTTTAAACGCCATTTTAGGTTGGACACAACTGCTACGCACTCGCGACTTTGACGAAGAAACCAAAAATCGCAGCTTGGAAATTATAGCCCGCAATGCCAACCAGCAAAACCAGTTAATTAACGACATTCTCGATACCTCTCGCTTGATGCGAGGAAAAATGCAACTGGAAAAGTCACCCGTCGATTTGGCAAATGTGATTGAAAATACACTCAATACCGTAGAATTGACGGCTCAAGCCAAATCCCTAAAGCTAATATCTATACTTAATGGCTCAGTCGGGCAAGTTATGGGCGATCAAAATCGCTTGCAGCAAATTGTCTGGAACTTACTTTATAACGCCATCAAGTTTACACCGCCCGAAGGAACGATAGAAATTCGATTGTCGCAAGTAGAGGACAAGGGGATAAACAGACAAGGGGATAAACAGACAAGGGGACAAACAGACAAGGGGACAATTCTTTCTCCCCCAACGGGAGAGCCAGTCGCCTCAAACGCCTCCACCCCCGCACGGCGCTGGACTCACCATCCCCCCCTCTCCCCATTGCCCCCAACCCCACTTGGTGGGGACGCATGTGCCCCCCCTCTCCCCCTCCCCCTCTCCCCCTCCCTCTACGCTTGCATCACTGTCAGCGATACAGGTGAAGGCATTACCTCGGACTTTCTCCCCTATATTTTTGAGCGATTTCGCCAAGCAGATAGTAAATTTTCCCACTCTCGCAATGGACTTGGTTTAGGATTAGCGATCGTTCGGCAATTAGTGGAACTTCACGGGGGAACTGTCACAGCAGAAAGTAAAGGAAAAGGACAGGGAGCAACTTTTACAGTGCTTCTGCCACTTGCGACTGTTGAACCTCAATTCAACAATGCACCAACTAACTTTGATGAAGTCTCATCTAATGCAACTCAACTTCTCAGTGGGTTGCAAGTGCTGGCTGTTGATGATGACGATGATACGCTGGAGTTGCTGTCGATGATTTTAGAAGAGGAAGGCGCCCAAGTAACAGCAGTTTCCTCAGTGAATCAAGCTTTGCAAGTCTTGGAAACACTCAAGCCAGATATACTCATCAGTGATATTGGAATGCCAGATGCCGATGGATACGATTTGATTCGTCAAATCAGGCTAAATGAGACGCTTAACGGTGAAATGCTACCTGCGATCGCTTTGACGGCTTATGGCAGAAGCGAAGATGAAAAATGGGCATTGACAGCTGGCTTTCAACTTTATCTAGCTAAACCAGTTGAGCCGATGATTTTGGTAGAAGCGATCGCTAATCTGACTGCAAACGGCGTGAAAATGGGGAATGGGTAATGGGTAATGGGGCATAGTCCCTTTGTGAAATACGTCTAGCTTCTTTTTATGCCAATTCCCAATGCCCAATGCCCAATTACCAATTACCAATTACCAATTACCTATTACCAATTACCTATTACCAATTCCCTACTCCCCACTCCCTAATTCTTTAGCTTGCCGAGCCTCCAGCCACAGTGGTATAAGTATCACTGCAACTAGAATTAGCAACGCGGCTAGAGCAAATTGACTTGCCCAAGCAACCAATTGTTCTAGGGGAACAATTTTCCCCGCAAAGAAAGCTAATGTCACCATTGCACTAGCCCAGGTAGTTGCTCCTGCTAAGTTATATAAAAAGAATTTACCAAAGGGCATTTCCGCTATACCCGCTAGTGGCGAAGCGAAAATTCGCAGTAATGCAAAAAAGCGCCCAAAAAATACAGCTTTTCCAGCATTTTCACTAAATTTATCTTTAATATTCAGTAACCGCTTTTCGGAAATGCGAAAAATGCTACCAGCTCGCAGCAAAAAAGACCAACCGCCAAATCTACCAATCCAATAGCCGCAGATACCCCCAATCACAGCACCTGCGATCGCATCACCCAAAACCAGCCAATAATTCAATTCATTACTGCCAGCAAGAAACCCACCTACTAAAGTCACGGTTTCACCAGGAAGGGGAATTCCTAAATTTTCTAATAAAATTCCCAAAAAAACAGCCCAATAACCATACTGGTGGGCAACTTCCTGGATGTTTTCTAGCGATATAAACTCAAGAGACATCCAGCACCGCCATATGA
Above is a genomic segment from Tolypothrix sp. NIES-4075 containing:
- a CDS encoding ATP-binding protein — its product is MKQPPLPANEQDRLKALERYQILDTDPESGFDDLTALAAYICGTPIALISLIDDRRQWFKSRVGVEATETPRELAFCAYAICQPDKMLIVPNALEDERFATNPLVTADPNIRFYAGAPLITPDGFALGTLCAIDSEPRELDSEKIAALQALSRQVISQLELRINIAKLKHNISKRVQVEQNLRGTNQRLTQILNKLRQTQVQLIQSEKMSSLGHLVAGIAHEINNPVNFIYGNLSHVNTYVKDLLNLLTLYQKHYANPNDEIQRKAKTIDVSFLVEDLPKILSSMKIGTERIQEIVLSLRNFSRLGESEKKLVDLHEGIENTMLILRHRLQATAEHPDILIIKEYGDIPQVECYASQLNQVFMNILSNAIDAVEESVVKTQNLKPKIRIRTEISRPNYVVVKIADNGAGIPEKIQARIFDPFFTSKPVGKGTGLGLSISYQIVVDKHGGTLKYKTKPDNGTEFWIEIPVKSVGC
- a CDS encoding glycosyltransferase family 2 protein, which codes for MFFSVVIPTYNRQPILEKCLKALEVQKLSDVETRHVASVQGYEVVLVDDGSTDGTLSWLEANQSEFPHVRVFQQNHAGPAAARNLGVEKAKGDIIIFIDSDLVVLENFLQAHQTALIEGQEKLGSDRFFTYGAVINTCNFDNPTAEPYKITDFSAAFFATGNVAIPKHWLEKSGLFDTRFQLYGWEDLELGVRLKELGLKLIKCPEAVGYHWHPPFKLEQIKSLIDKEIQRGRMGVLFYQKHPTWEVRMMIQMTWLHRLLWGILSLNGTLNERTMAPFLRWLINLGKPQLALEIARIFLNWYNVKGVYAAYSELQHQNVAS
- a CDS encoding argininosuccinate synthase, with translation MGRAKKVVLAYSGGVDTSVCIPYLMHEWGVEEVITLAADLGQGDELEPVREKALKSGASQSLVADVKDRFVKDYAFGAIQANALYENRYPLGTALARPLIAKILVEAAEKYGADAIAHGCTGKGNDQVRFDVSCAALNPNLKILAPAREWGMSREETIAYGERFGISSPVKKKSPYSIDKNLLGRSIEAGVLEDPAVEPPEEIYEMTKAIADTPNEPEYIEIGFTQGIPTSLNGEAKDPVALIEQLNNAAGNHGIGRIDMIENRLVGIKSREIYESPAMLVLIQAHRDLESLTLTADITHYKRGIEETYTQMVYNGLWYSPLKAALDAFIQKTQERVSGTVRVKLFKGNATIVGRTSLNTLYTPDLATYGAEDQFDHKAAEGFIYVWGLPTRIWAQQGRS
- a CDS encoding sensor histidine kinase encodes the protein MKRSLAQQITIGLGLALALLVANTVVSYRNTLKLIENQRSVTHTQKVLTQLEATLSTLKDAETGQRGYLITGEERYLQPYGSAVSKIYRQINSLKQLTADNPSQQQRVSALESAIALKLTELAQTVKLRQEQGFDAALQVVKSDRGKQVMDNIRASIAEMENIENQLLQQRTKESQAKLQETLLTFSIATAINLALLALVYFLFRLNHRQSKQEEERLRQNNARLTLALDAGKMGSWDWNLATNEVLWTAYHEIIFGYEPGKPNRSYKEWADRVHPEDLPQVEALVQASIKDAQDFHAEYRVVWADNSLHWVTAFARFQCNAENRPIRMVGMLNDITERKQAEAKIIQLNETLEQRVLERTAQLEEANEELQAFAYSVSHDLRAPLRAMQGFAEALLEDYEDILDELGKEYATRIVTSAQRLENLIQDLLAYSRLSRSDLQLKVIDLTSIMSEVMTQIEADLKQTKAQVNIQSPLPQVIGHRPTLVQIIANLLTNAMKFVDNGVQPQIKVWAEMRGECVRLWVEDNGIGISPEHQKRIFRVFERLHGMETYPGTGIGLAIVRKGIDRMRGSQGVESQLGQGSRFWIELTRGD
- a CDS encoding response regulator, giving the protein MSTRTILLVEDDPNDILLTQRAFRKANLADASLQIVTDGDSAVFYLSGEGKYSDRDRYPLPVLILLDLKLPRRSGHEILAWLRQQPEIKRLPVIMLTSSKENMDINQAYDLGANSYLVKPVGLTALVEVVQTLNLYWLLLNEQPEIRIF